ttgattcaatttctttgatagAAACAGGTCTATTCAAATTATGTTTCTTCTTGTGCGAGTTTTGGCAGACTACATCTTTCAGGGAcctggtccatttcatctatgtTATCAAATCTGTGGGCATACAGTTGTTCACAGAATTTACTATCCTTTCGATGTCCATGGGAATTGTAATGAtgtcccctttcatttctgattttagtgaTTTGTGTCCTCTTTTTTTTAGGGAGAAAAGCCTGGCTAcaggcttatcaattttattgatcaaagaatcagcttttggtttAGATGATtctattgatttcattttctatttaacctaatttctgctctatttttctcttctgcttcctttgaatttaatttgctcttttttccccagtttcctaaggtggaagcTTACTGATTTTAGATTTCTTCTTTCCTAAGATAGGCATTCAATGCTGTAagtttccctctaagcactgcttctGCTGCAGCCCACaaattttgctgtattttcatttagttcaaatatttttaaatttctctttcttctttgtgctgGGTACTTTAAAACGTTAGGATGCTTACCTCTGGGGCGCAAATGGCAAAATCTCAGTTTTGCAGACAGGGAATCAGGTTCCGAGAGGAAATGAGTCCCCCAGGGTCAAACAGCCAAGAAAGGCAGAGCCAGGACCGGTGTACCTGTTTGGTCCCCAAGGACGGGACTGGATCTCAACTCCCCCAGATGTTACCACTGGTAGCTCTACCTGCCTGGTCAAGACGGTGAGCTTTGAATCACTAGACTCGGGGTGATTCTGGGGATTCAGAGGCTAGAAACCTGACCTTGGTTGGACCTGGGGTCGCTGTCGTGAGGAGCTAGGGTCTAAGGCCGGACACTCTCCAGCTTGAGCTATTTGCTTTCTGACCTTTTGTCATCCCTGGGGCACAGTGGGGTCCAAGCCGAGGATGCCCTCCCATACCCAGGAAGCACATGGACGGCCTGCAGGAAGAGCCCTCCTCAGTCACTCCCACCAgcccccaggcctggggcagctgctGGGCACTCTGGGAACGTGGCGCTGACTCCAAGCGCTGTCAATCATTGTTAGTAGAAAAAGCCACTTTAATAACACATCAAAATGTGTGACTCTGACCTTGCTGGTCTCACCTGGTCTGGCTTTCCTGTGGATCCCTGGTGCAGCCAGGCCGAGCTGGAGCCCCTGGGACCTGAGGAAGGGACAAAGCTCAGCGGCAGAGGACCCAAGAGGTCACCACTGGGCGGCCTCAGTAGCAGTCGGCCTCGTTCTCCACCAGGGTGCCCACGGTGGCCAGCATGTCCTGCAGGAGGGACCGAGGGCTCTTCTCCACGTGGTCACTGCTCTCAGCCAGGGCGCCCCGAAGGCCCTCCAGGTCCACGGACCTCAGCACGGCCATCACAGCCTCAGGCTCCAGGTCCTCCTGGGGCTGGCCCTGCTGGCCCGCCCGCCACCTCTGCAGGGCAGCCTCCGCGGCGGCCACATTGGGGCTGCTCCCCGCCTCCTGCGGGCTGCCACAGGGAGCAGCCCTGGCCCTCAGGAAGAGAAGGAGGTCACAGGACTTCTGGGCCACGGGTCGGTCACAGTCAAACAAGGCTCGAAAGGCAAACTCAAAGAGCCGCACTCGGCAGAGCGCCTGTAGGGCCTGGGCCAGCTGGCCAGGCGGGGCCACCTCAGGGGGGGCCACGGCATAGGGACAGTGGGAGGCGGGCTGGCCCAGCGTCTGAGCCAGGAACACCAGCGCCAGCTCCAGGCCCTGGGCCCTGACCTCCCAGTCCAGGTCCTGGCTCGCCACCTGGAGCACCCTGGCCACAAACTGCTCTGGGTCCTCGGCCACTTCGGCATGGCCGTCCCTCAGCCACTCAGTGAAGACCTGCATGACAGCCCTCCGGGGGAAGCCCTCCGAGTCAGCGGACAGGATGTGCAGAAGGTCCAGGAGCAGGCTCttctggagagaggagaggacaaGAGAGGGTGGGGCTCCTGCTGACTCGGGGCACAGCAGGGGGAGCCCCCCCAACAACGCGCTTACAGGCACCGCGTCCTACGGAGCCCTCCAAGGCTCGACTATCCAATGGGGGTGACCACACCCAATGACAGGGGCCCTGGGAGGCTGGGTGGGAGATTCGGGAACATGCCTGACAGAGCCCTGACCCCAGACCACCCACCCTGGGCATCAGAACGGCTACTGGGGATGGCCATGCCGCCTCCTACCTGCTGGCCTCCTGGGTGCTCAGGGCTGGCGGGGGTGGCGCGCAGCCCCTGGCTAGAAAGCTGCCCCATAGCATTCACCGCACTGGCGCGGACGTAACTCTCAGGGTCTCGCAGGAGCTGCTCGGCGAGCTCGGGCACCTCTGAGGCCAGGAGTGTGTGTCTGAAGCCAGCCTGCCCTGGGGGTCCAAGTGCCAGAGCCAGCTGTGACCACAGGTGGCGCCCGCAGCTCCCCCCACTCCCGAGGGCAGTCCTGGTGGCCCAGGCTCCCAGTGTGCCAAGGCCCCCGTGCCCTGCACTCACCTCCCCAGCGTCTGGTCAGCTGGGTCAGGAACTCGAGGCCCGAGTCCCTCACCTCCCAGCAGGGGCTGCACAGGCGCTTCTGCAGCACAGGGAGAAGCTCTGGGGCGGGAGGGCGGTTCAGAGTGGCCCGGCTCACACCCGCCCCCCACTTCCAGCCCTGCCACCCCTTGCTTTACCCCTGGGAGGCCTGGGTTACCTCTGAGGAACTGCTGGCTGTGGGGGTCCATGTCGCAGCAGCCAGAAGGCTGGGGTGAGCTCCGGAGCCACCTGAGCGTGGCCTGGAAGGCCTTCTTCAGAACCTGGAGTGGGCAGAGCGGGGCTGCAGGGCAGCAGGGGCGGCCATCCAGCCTGCCCGCCGCTGTGTACCTCTCTGTGCTCCCGCCCCTGCCATGGGTAtgagatgggggcggggggaggggggcgggcaCCCGTGCCTCGTTTCTGTGAGGCGGAAGCAACAGAACTGGCATCCCAGACGATGAGACAGAGAGGAAGCCGCCCCCGTCAGGACCCACCCCTGCTGGGGAGACAGGACTGCTGCCCCGAGACATGACACACTGCGCAGGGCACCTCTGCCCCCAAGCCCAGGAACCCAAGTGGGCAAGCCTGTCACCCAGAGCCCCACCGCTGGCTCAGCAGCGTGTGGCATTAACTCTGTACCCACCAGGGCCTGACTCAATCATGAGCTGTGAGGATGGTACGTTTGTGTTTGCAGGGAACGCCGCTGAGCGTGTGGGCCCCAAGTGCAGGGGCCACCTGGCTCCCATTCACACCTCCCATCAAGAGCCCCCTAAGCAGCCTGGACGTCACCTGCTTTCCTTGGCCCAGCGTGCCCAGCACCGGTCTTCATCAGCACCAGGCCCTGGGCCAAACCCCCTGCAGTCCTGCCCCTCAAAGCTCACTCTGGCTCCAATGAGGGCTGGCAGGGGTTTCCCCCAAATCtacctgcctccccctccccaccttccccgCACCCCGTGCCTGTACCGTGGGGCTGGAGTCAGGGCTCTTGAGGGATTCCAGGAGGACAGCAAGCACCTGTGTCACCAACTCTTGAGGGCCTGAGACAGACACGGCAGGTGAAGTACCCCAACCTCCGCGGCACAGGACGGACTGTGTCAATCCAAGGACAGCAGGAGCAGAACCCACTGGTCAGCTGAAGCCCCGCCCCAGAGACAACACGCAGAAGACAGCAGTCCCAGGACGTCTGGGAGCACCAAGGGAAGTGTGGCTTGTGGGGCGTGGCCAACGCCAGAGCGGGGTGAGAATGCCTTCTCACTCACCTAATCCCTGAGCCAGCGTCCCCAGGAAGTCAAGGGCTGCTCGCTGCACCCGGACACAGCCCACCAGGATGACACAGAGGCGGCTCCCCACATCAGAGGTGGGAGCTACCGAGCCATTGCAGAACCGCAGGATTGCCACCGCAGCTCCAAGCAGGGGCGCCTGGGGCCAGGGTGAGGGacgctggggctgggggagaaagGAGGGTCAACAAAGGCCGCGAGGCATGCCACCAGTGTGGACGCCAGCCAGGGCCACACCTACCATGGGCTGCAGCAGCTCCACGTGGGCCAGGGTCTGGCACAGGAGACCCACGCAGGTCGACTTGGAGGACAGGAGTGCGTCCACCACCGCGGAGTCACCTGTGGTCCCAGCTGGCAGGCCTGGAGGTCGAACAAGAAACAGCTCTTAGTGGGGCATCTGCTGCACAGCCACCGCAGGCCTGGCCACCGCTCACCACCCCCTTGGCCACCACCTGTCAGACATTAGGACTGGGTGGCTTGCCCAGGGTGACGTCCAGCTGGCTAGAACTGGGGTCTGAACCTGTCTGCAGGGCTTGCGAGCAATCGAGCCCCAGCTCTCCCCACAGCCTGTAGGTCAGGAGGCTCAGCTCCGTCCGACGTGGGCACCGGTGCTGGACCCTGCGCTAAATCCTCCACCCGGTGTGCGGCTGAAGCAAGTCAAGTCACAGCAGAGGAGACCCACCCGTCCGTCAGAGCCCAGACGGGACTGGCTCAGGGACCACTACATGGCCCAGGCCCAAGGCTTGCAGTGAGGGAACAAAGGCTGGCTGCTCTGCGGCCACCATGGTGCCCACTAGGGTGACACTGCCCATTAACTCTGGGATCAGGACGTGAAGACGTGAGCAGCAGTCACAGCTAAGACGGCAGCCCACATCCAGCCCCATTATTCCAAGTTGGGCAGCAAGCGGGTCTCCTGCTGCCCGTCAGCCTGCCCTGACCAGGGTCCCACCCTCCCGTGCCGACCCAcccttcccaaggggtgtacctGGGAGCCCAGGGGCCTGAGCAGCGGCTTCCAGGACAcaggccaggggctggaggaggacACCAAAGGCCTGGGCTCTTAGGGTCTGTGGACTGAGGACAGAGAAGGTGGTGAATGCTGCTCCCCAACCTGAGGCAAGCTGGCTGCCCTCCTACTGGTGGCCCCAGCAAGTTTGGGGCAGAGGTGCTGGCACTAGGCATCTGGGCACCCCCTTGACAAACAGCTTCCTGGCAGGCACCAGGAGGCACCCAGGCCACGGTGTGGCGCTCCCTGGGGGCTGCTAAGAAGcgcctccccaggccccaggagcAGCCCAGGGGGGGCCTGGCCACACCCCCGCCCCCTCCAATGAGCGTGCCAGCCCAGAGCCACGGGGCAGTCCCCACCTCTGGGAGCATTCCCAGGGGCTCCATCTCCTGCTCGGTCGAGATGTCCTTTCCTACTTCTAGAAGAGGGGCTAGCCGCGTGCTTGGACCTGGGCTGGGTTCGGGGGGCTAAGCCAGCACAGAGCTCTCCTTCTAGGCCGGCTCCTCGGTCCTCCACCCACTTGGACCACTTCGTCTCTGAGCACCCAGAGGCCCTGGAGACCAGAGCCGGGCATAGCTGCTCCCGCCCCTCTGGGGAATGGGTCCTGAGGCCACTTTCAGCCCTGGCCCAGGCCAACACGACCGGTTCTCATCCACACAGAACCCTGGAGTGACATCCCCATCCTTCCCGCCTCTCGGGACCCCAAGCACATTTCCAGGGGGCGCACAACCCTGTCCCTCCAGAAAGCTGTCCAGCCATTCCTGCCTCCTGGGTCCCCCAAACCATCCCGCAGCCCCTAATACCCACCCCAGGGTGTGCACATGGGGGCAGTCCGGGGTTCACAGGCTGAGGCCACGAGGAGCGGGCAGAGGGCAGTGGGGTGAGCCAGTCCAGATACCAACCCAGCCCAACTCTAGGCAGAGAAGCTCCAAGAGTCTGTTCTATGCATGGAGCCTCTACAGCTGTTGTTGGAAGAGGTATCCTTCACTACAGAATGCGGAAGCCGCAGCCTGCACCAGGGCCTGGCCTGGCGATCACCCCGGATGGCAGCCTGTGACTGCTCTGGCTCCTGGAGCGCCCTGTACTTCCCTGACCACGGAGGCCTGGGCTGAGACCTCTCCACTGCCCCCGCACAGTGAACCCCAATCCTCACCAGGCCTGCAGTTTCAGGACCCCCAAAGCCAGAGGCCCTGCTTGCGTGCAGCTCAGATGGCTCAGGGTCTGTGCCAAGGTCTCCCATAGGCCACAGTTGGAACTCAGCACAGGAGAACTGCAGAGAAGAccccagaaaaagaaagtgattcCTGTCCCACCACCAAAGGCCACACAGTGCCCAGTGGGCCTGCTGTCCTAGGGCTGGGCGTGTCCACCAGGCAAGGAAGGTCCTTCCCAGGTGTGGGGCTTTCAGACCCCATGCTGTTCCCGCTACTGGAGGCCGAGCTCGGGGAGCCAATGAGGTGTGGCCCCAGGTGTGACCGCTGCCCTGGGGCCTCCCGAGGGAGACGAGCACACACccccctctgcccctgcccagccGCGCCCCTGGGGACCTGACCGGGCCGCGCTGAGGAGGAGGTCCACCAGCGAGTGTGCCGCGGGGACGGGGTCTTTCTTGAGCAGACAGGCCACGAGGGGACTCAGCCGCACCCAGAGGGCTTGTGTCCAAGGGCTGTGGCAGTGCCCGAACGTGGTACTCAGGACGTTCAGGGCCTGCGTGACCTGCGGGCTGCCGGCGGAGCGCAGGGACTCTTCTATGTGGTCCACGATCTGCTGGGCACATGTCGGCCAGTCAGAAGCCTGCGGGCCGGGGTGTTCCTCAGCTTGGCCTCGCATACACAGAGCCAGGACGTGTGCCAGGAGCTGCCCGGCTGCCGAGGCCACAAACAGGCTGGGGTCTCCCTGCAAGGAGAAGATGGTGCCCAGGACACCTagtagggaggggaggggagagaacagTGTTCAGCGGAGACATGGCTTCAATCAGCAGATGCCGGAACCCCAGGGCAAGGGCTTGCACACGGCCTGCAGGAGGCACCCTCAGAGGCCATGGCCCTCTGCTCAGAAGCCAAACACTTGGAGCGGCAGTTTCACGAGTGATCAGCACTGTTTCCCACTGCGGCTTTAAACCCACAGAAACCTTCTCTGCTTCCCAATTCCTTCCAGAGCCAGCCCAGCTGCTAGGCCTCCCCTGCGTGCCCAAGGACTCTAACCCCTAGTTCCCCCAGACAGCCCCGTGATACCCCAGCCACGTTCAAAGAAGAGAAGACAGAACCACACCACATCAGGCAAGGTGATAGGGGGCATGAGGGACACTCACCGCAGCCCACCAGGAAGTGCAGGGCGCTGGGGTGCTGGGCCAGGGAGCGCAGGCCCTGGATCCAGCCACTGCGCACGGTGGGGGCAGTCCAGGCTGCTCGGCCCAGGGGGCCTGACTCCCCGAAGAGCCCCCGCAGCAACTCCCCCTGCTGGGAAGCGGAGAAGGAATGGTGACCTGGGCATGTTCCCAGGGCACAGGCGCTCAGAGATGGCTCTCCTCTCATTGGGGCTGTCCAGGCACTTCTTTGGGGAACTTTCTCATGGGCCACCAACAGGGAGCCCCTCGGCAGCTGTGCTCCTGAGCCGTGGCAGGTGGCCACTAGTGCCAGCCAATGGCGGCCACAGAGCCGCTACCTGCCTCCCAGAGGAGAATGGTTCATCAGTCCCATCACAGTTCTCCAGAGCAGCACCAGCAGCTCCATCTCCACAGGCCCAGCTCTGACCAAGGACCCCCAGAGGTCTCCACAGCCTACTGAACTCCTGAGCTTGGCATGTGGGTCCACCAGGGCACCACCCACCTCCAGGTGTCCCTCACCAAATGCCCCAGCATACCTGGTGTGTCAGgcctgcccccccgcccccacataTTCAAACCCTTACAACCGTGGGAGCTCACCTCCCCCACAGAGCTGAGCCCCCCAGCGGACAGTGGCTAACTCCCCACTCAACCCCCATCAGCGTACAGATGTCCACGGTACAATTTCCTGCCATTTGCGTAAGATTCTTGATCACCACTGGGCTTCGGCTTGCTGTGTGGGAAAGCCTGGCGCTGCCTCTCACAGAGCGAGCCCCCACTGGGGTAGTTACTGGCTCTGAGCCTAGTCTGTCTCAATGACAGGCCcctgctcagcccagcccaggccaTGGGTATCCTGCCCAGCAACAGCCCTACCCTCAAGGGACAGAAACCATCCAGTCACCTCAGGCCCAGGACAGGGACCATGGGGCCTTGGAGACGCACCTTCAATCACTCAAGGAAAGAAGTCTAACTGTACAAGGACCACAGGCCTGAGGGATGCTGCTGCAGCCGCTCACAGGGAAGCCCTCTGTGGGACCCGCCTTCACTTAGGGGGCCCCCAGGGGCGGCTCACAGCTGATGGGAGGATACCAAGGCTCCACCCCTGCCTCAAGCAGACTGTCTGCACGGCCCTGGCCCGGACACTGTACTGCAGACAGCAGGGCCAGTGCCGAGCAGCGGGCCACGAGGGACCCTTGAGGCTACCAGACCACCCAGCAGTCTGAAGTGGCAGGTGGAAAGGGAACAGGAGGCCAGCCCAGTGCTGGGGGCCTGGGACAGAGGACAGTAACCTTTGCCCTGCAGCTCAGAGCCTACAGCTGGCCCATGTTCCTTGTCCCTGCCTACAGGGGACCAAACTAGACTGAGGGCAGTCAGCAGCCTTTCAGGCTCCAAAGCCACGGCCGGCCTCAGCCGTGGctcagaaggaggagggaggaagaaggaggatgGGAATCGGGATGCACCCAAGGTACCAGTGCAGCTGGCAAAAAGCTATCTGCTTGTGACTGGGCTTTTACTCTGAGAGAAGCAGATGATGAGACCAGGTCCCTCAAGCAGCCGGCGTCCTCAGGGTCTAGTGTGAGTCTGCCAGTTCTGTGGGATTTTTATATGGGCCTGCACTGTCTCCTTATCTGGGAAATGGAGACAGAGTCCCAACCAGCTTGTTGGCCACAGCTCCTAGGATAACACGAAGGGGACTCTGAAGTGCTTGACAAACTGCAAAGCACCACAGGTGAGGGTGGATGGCTGCACATGAGGGGAGCAAGCACAGTGACCCCTGAAACACACTGCAGTGCAGCGAGGTGCCACAGGACAGCCTGGAGAGTCTGCCCCACAGCAAGCTGGGCTGGGCAACTGCTCAGGCAAGGAGCACCCATATTGTCCTCTCTGCCGGTGGCTCGGACACAGCTGCCCCGGGGCTCACAGAAAGTGCATGTGCCTCCACGACTGGGTGAGGCTCTGCAAGGTGCCAAGATGCCATCGCCATGACTGGCAGGACCAGACAGGCTCGCATCAGGGATCAGCTGACCAATGACAAAGCCAGCTGCGCCCACCAGGGGTGCACAAAGTTGTAAGACACACAGCTCCGGGGAATTCTCCAAGTTCCCATGGCTTGCTGCTAAGAAGAAACTCATTAGtcagccattcattcaacaggACCCATGGTCTCAGTGAATCCTCCGGCACCAGAGACAGGCATGATGCTCACCTCTGTCAGGGCAAGAAATCGGGGCTCAGCGGacatgaacttgggcaagtccAGCCAGAGGGTAAGTGTCAGAGCAGAGTCAACCCCAGCTCTGTCTTATTTCCAAGGATTTGCCCCTTCACCCTGATCTTATTCTTGGTGAGTTTAAACTCAGGAATAAAAAGCTTATATGAGACACAGgcggtggggttggggagggggaaatgacACGGAGACTTAGAGACTGTCACAGCCACCACTGCTTTATGTACCTGCAGAAGAAACTGCGCACCTCTCAGTAGTCCACTTGGTGGGAAGGCCCAGGCTTACCTGAAGATACTGGAAGCAGTTTTCCTGGGCTGCCAGTATCCCTGCAAGACGGAGTGAGAAGGAGAGGACTCCGGAGCTCAGGTCCTGGGGTTTCAGCACCTGGAACAGCAGCTCCACCAAGCAAGGATTCTCCTGTAACAGCAGGACACTGGACCCTAGAGACAGGCCCAGGCCAGGGAACATGTCACCAGGGGCATAGTACGACGTGTCCCCCAAAGGACAATTATTCTGGCAACTCCCAGAGAAACTTTCTTTCAAGTTGTTAGAATTAGCAGtttaactgggagaaaatatttgcaacaaagGACTCATAACTTTAATACAATGTGGGGAACAAACTAGAAAGCCAACACCTCAACAGCAGGTAAGGGACATGGACAGGAAATATAAATGGCCGACAAATCTGAAAAGATGTTCTGTCTTGCtgattatgaaaaacaaatgcaaattcaaCCAGAAGACCATTATTCCCCTCTCATAtggataattttttcttaaactgAGAGTACCTGGTACAAGAAAGTCCAATGGAATAGGCATTTTCGCCCAGACTGGGCATTTGAAATGTCTACGCTCAACTATGCAGTTGTTCAAAAGTGCCGATGGGGGAAAAGGTAATTGGGGGCAAAGGCTGGGAGAGTTCCTGTAGAGGGCTCATGCTGAGAGAACTGCTGAAGGCTGTGGTTCACTAAGGAGGAAATGAGCAAAGCGAAGAAGAGGGGGGCAAGAAACAGAGACCAACAGGCTCATGGGCAAATGTGAAAAGGCACTGACTTTAACTTGTGACTTTTTTGTCCAGTTTGCCTGCAAGAATAATCACTAAAGAACATAAGTGGAATGCATAACTTCAAAGCCATAAGAAAGAGTTTAAAAATCTGAAAGCTTTATCAATCCAGTGGAGGGCAGAAAAATGATGAAGGAGCAAAGACAGacatgggaaattaaaaaaatatgaaaggataTGGTGAAAATAGGTTCAAATGTAACAGTAAGCTCAACAAATGAAACAGATTAAATTGTTAAAAGAGCTGTTCAGATTAAATTAAAAGCCAAAGGCTAGCAACATACTGTTTATAGGAAGCGATGAAGTGTGACAACACAGACCAGCCCAGAGTAGACTGGTGAAAAGAGACAGCAGgcaaattctaattttaaaatagctgGTGCAGCAAGAGTAAAATCAGACAATACCAACTTCAAAGCAAAAAGTATTATCAGTGCTTTAGGAAGAAAACTCCTTGTTCAAAGAGACAAATCCCAGAAGATATAACAGCCTAAGCCTGTGCATACCTAACCTAACTTCAAAgtatatattaaaggaaaaaaagaatctcaaagaAAAATTGTTGAATGCACAATCTTAGTGTAAGATTTTTCCATACCTCTgagaaacaattaaaacaaattagCAAAAACAGGAGTCAGCAACATAAACTTGAACTAAGGATGGAAACTATATAAATAGAACACTTACGGAAACTGAAATACAGATGTTTTCTAACCCTGATgtaataaattagaaatcaataagaaagactgaaaaggaaCCCGTTTTAAACCTAAAAGATATACACTTGTAAATAATTTAtggttaaaggaaaaaaatcataatgaaaagcataaaaaatacttGGGACTAAATACAACAAAAGTACTACATAGTAAAACTTGTAGGGTGCAGCTAAATGATACTTTGAGGGAAATGTGTAGCCTTCAATACATGtattattaatagaaaacaagaaagatctaGATATTCAACTCAAAAGAGATTAGAAGAACAGGGTAAGCCAAAGTAAGTAACAAATAGCAGAAATCAATGCCATGGAATCTGTCCTAAAGCAGTTATCAGCCAAGAGAACAAATGAGATTTATGCACAAGGAAAGGCATGAcggcattatttataataataaagcatTAGAAACACCACCTAACAATACTGGAATGATTACATAGAATACAGCAAATGACATACAGTCAAAATCAATGTGTTCTGTATGGAAAACACCCACTATAATGGTAAGAGAGAAAAGGCATGACACCAAGTTGTATTACAGCGTGACCtcatttttgtaagaaaaatacaactttataACGTGTTAGGAAAAAAGgctggaaggaaacaaaaatgttgaCGGTGGTTTAATTTTCCTCTTTACTCTTTTGTGTTGTTCAAgttctatttaaatatatgtattactttCATAATCAGAGAGAAAACGAAACCGATttcttaacaaagaaacaaacaaaaaaatgtattgagaaCAGAAAACTAAGCTTGTTGTGCCCGCTGAGCCACCTAGCATGTACTCAACAACAGGAAGCCTGACTCGTGGCTGGAATAGGCTCTCCCTCTCCTGGTTACACCCTCAGGCTTCGGCCAATGGGTCCCGGATTAGCCAGGGGGAATGTTTAGGATGTGAAGGAAGTGACACCAGATATACATCCCTTCCCAAGACAGAGGAGCCCTGCGCACCCTCTGACCTCTGTTGAAGTCCACAGCAGCACCCTCACTCTTACCTGCTTCAGTAACCGTCTTAAACCAGTCCAGCAGCTTCTCCAAACAGGTGTCATCCGCCACGGGCTGCCTGGGGTCCGCCAGAACAGCGCAGAGAGCGGGGAGGAGCTTGGAGCACTCTGGGTCCATGATGACACACTAGGATCCTGCAAAGGAAATGTCAGAGCTAGACCCCACCTCCGCACCTCACAAGCAGCCCCCACGCCTGCTCAGGCCCCGGGGCTGTAAGACCAGATCTTCAGCGCACTGCAAGGCTGGATGCAAAGCCTCAggctgggtggggcaggagcACCAAGGCCAGGAGTCTTGGAGGCACCAcagggctgggaggagtgtgATCCAAACCACGAGGCCTTAGGAGCTCAAAGCCACCAACCTGGGACTCCGGTGGGAGGGGAAGAGCTTGACGCTCACCTAGGCTGCGGGTGGGCCAGAGTCAGGGGTGGGAGTGCGTTCTGGAACAGCCCCGTGTACAGGGGAAGCGTCTCAGTCGTGTTGGAAATGTCTGTCCCTACAGTCAGTGCGTCTGCATCCGACACCCCTGCACCAGGCTGCGGCGTGTACCTGCGCGCTCAGCCTTGGAGCGGTCGGGTGCCCTCGTGTAAACGTGTTAATATGCGCTCCAAGTGGGACAAGTAACCAGCCTGTGGTCCGCGGTGAGGGAGGGCGCTGAGGAGGGAGCGCGGGGGTGGCCAGGGGCTCTGTCGGGGTCAGGAGTTGGTGTGCCTGGGCCGGGGCGTCAGTCGGCCACTCCGGGAGAGGCCAGGTCCCTGCGGAAGGAGCCCTCCCTGCAGGTGCGCGTCAGTTGCAGGCCTGGGACCCCGCCGCGGACGCCGAGCCCGGGCCGGGTCCACAAGAGGCGCGGGCCGGTGGCCGCGGGGGTGGCCAAACCCAGCCCTCGCCGCGTACGCCCGTCCCAGGCCGCTCCCCAGCACTCGCCCTGGGCCAGTGACCTCGATCGCCG
This Rhinolophus sinicus isolate RSC01 linkage group LG10, ASM3656204v1, whole genome shotgun sequence DNA region includes the following protein-coding sequences:
- the BRAT1 gene encoding integrator complex assembly factor BRAT1 yields the protein MDPECSKLLPALCAVLADPRQPVADDTCLEKLLDWFKTVTEAGSSVLLLQENPCLVELLFQVLKPQDLSSGVLSFSLRLAGILAAQENCFQYLQQGELLRGLFGESGPLGRAAWTAPTVRSGWIQGLRSLAQHPSALHFLVGCGVLGTIFSLQGDPSLFVASAAGQLLAHVLALCMRGQAEEHPGPQASDWPTCAQQIVDHIEESLRSAGSPQVTQALNVLSTTFGHCHSPWTQALWVRLSPLVACLLKKDPVPAAHSLVDLLLSAARSPVLSSNCGLWETLAQTLSHLSCTQAGPLALGVLKLQACPQTLRAQAFGVLLQPLACVLEAAAQAPGLPGLPAGTTGDSAVVDALLSSKSTCVGLLCQTLAHVELLQPMPQRPSPWPQAPLLGAAVAILRFCNGSVAPTSDVGSRLCVILVGCVRVQRAALDFLGTLAQGLGPQELVTQVLAVLLESLKSPDSSPTVLKKAFQATLRWLRSSPQPSGCCDMDPHSQQFLRELLPVLQKRLCSPCWEVRDSGLEFLTQLTRRWGGQAGFRHTLLASEVPELAEQLLRDPESYVRASAVNAMGQLSSQGLRATPASPEHPGGQQKSLLLDLLHILSADSEGFPRRAVMQVFTEWLRDGHAEVAEDPEQFVARVLQVASQDLDWEVRAQGLELALVFLAQTLGQPASHCPYAVAPPEVAPPGQLAQALQALCRVRLFEFAFRALFDCDRPVAQKSCDLLLFLRARAAPCGSPQEAGSSPNVAAAEAALQRWRAGQQGQPQEDLEPEAVMAVLRSVDLEGLRGALAESSDHVEKSPRSLLQDMLATVGTLVENEADCY